The segment ATTACAACCTGCAGCGTTTGGGAGTCTCCGATTCCCGAACAGATCAGGACATTCGTGACATCGATGTCGAAGCGGGTAAGGTGATTGATGCTGCACGTAAGCGAAGTGCCGAGATCATGGTAGTGTCGGAGTATGCCATCACGGATGTGTCGCAACCCGTCCATATTAATCGGGTGTTACGCGAAGCAGGGTACCTGCAAGTACGTCAGGAAATGCTGGGGTGGGAGACACTCGATGCGGGGGCCTCTCGCGCCTTCGCTGTGGCAGATCATCAACTGGCTCATGTGTATGTTCAGCGAGCAGAAGATCTGAAAGAGGTCGCTCAGTTACTCGAAAAGACAGCAGGGGTAGAGCGCGTGTTGGATCGACAGGCACAGGCAGAATTTGGAATCGATCATCCGCATGCAGGTGATCTCGTTGTTCTTGCGGCTCCGCAAGCGTGGTTTACATATTACTTCTGGTTAGATGACAACGTCGCTCCCGACTATGCTCGCACGGTTGACATTCATCGCAAGCCGGGCTACGACCCGGTGGAATTATTCGTCGATCCGGAAATCAGGCTGCCCATGCTTAAGATGGCGCGGCGACTGGCACGTAAGAAGTTGGGCTTCCGCTATTACATGGACATGATCGGTCTGGATGCTGGCCTCGTTAAAGGAAGCCACGGACGATTGCCATCAGCAGGGAAAGAGGAGTCCGAAGGACCCGTATTGATCTCTTCCTCGCGTAAGATCGAGCGAGACCAAATACCCATGACTGCCGTTAAAGAGATGATGCTGCAATTGCAGTTCGATTAAGGAAGACAATGCGTCTTAAAGCATCGGGCCGTCGAGCGGGCTTAGTTTTTTCTCGAGTTCTTCAGTCCGAATGGAGTTGCCTTCAAGCAAACTGCTGAGTGCTTCGTGGGCGGCGGATCCAATGTCGTCCGGATCGATCCACAGAAGTTCATAGCTACAGGAATTCAGCAGCAGAAGCTCTTCCGGTGAGAGATGCGAGGAACTCAGTTTGAGGAAACACTTGCGACTCAAACACTGAAAGAAATGGATGCGGTGATCTTCGGACAGGTTGGTCCGTAAATGCTGGAGTAGAGACATCGCCGCAGACCAGTCGCCACTATAATCAGGAATCGCGACCCATTCTTCCTCCTGGAGGTATTCTTTCTCACCACGAGTTCGCTCTCGCAGGACCACTTCGCAAATCCACGTATTCTTTTTCTCTTTTGTCCATGAGTTCCAGTTGGCCATAATAACGCCGATCCTTTAACAGAATGGAAAGAGAAAAAGTCTCGAGAAGTGTCATTCGATCTGCTTTGAAGATCGCATCTGGCAGCATTGGTTTACATGAATTGTATATTCAAGCTCACCAAAGCGCCCAATCAGTCTTCTCTAAATCGACGATCCTGCTAAAGAGACTTAAGGAGATCATTCAGTACATCATGGTCCGCAGGATCTATTGTGTCCAAGAATTTCCCCAGGGGAAGTGGAATTTCATCCATTCTGTAAGCCGTCCCACGGTAATGCACTCCATAGATGCCAGTCGTAAACTGAACGGTGGGAGTGAATTGGGGGCTTTGACCGGGATAATCCAAGACAATAGTTGATATGTCGGTTAAATGGGCTCTCGCTCTTGCTGACAATTTCGGGATTGATTCACTCCCGATTAAAAGACAGGCATCCACCTCCTTATTTTCTAACAATGACTGCGCAGAATACTCCTGAGGTTCATACCTCGGATAACCCCGGGTCAGATCAACGGCGAAGGGGAAACCAGTTTGCCAGCAGAGGACGGAATCGGCACCAGTGACATCCCCCGGTAATCGCATCCGTCTCGCATAGAAGCGAGTGAATTCATTCAAATCAGTCACCAGATCGAGCAACGCTTCGACCACGCGATGTCCCAGACGGGCTTGCGAGACTCCCAGGCCAAAGAAGATGATCCCCGACTGGCAGTTCTTCATCTGGTCGGCCAATTGTCGAAGTTCATCCAGCGAAACGGATTCGTCATCAGACCAGTGCAGGGGTTTACCCCGTACCAATTGTCGTAACGCCCAGATCACACGGAAGTTATCTTCAGAATCGATCTGAAGAAGCTGGTTGGCAACCTTTGCCGTCTCTCCCTCTTGTTCATCAAGCACGATGATCGTACGATCTTCTCGTCCGTTTGGGATGAATTCCCCGCTGGGGTCAATAGAGTATCGCTCGCCATGCCGCGGGTGAGTTACCAACGGATCGACTCCCCAGAAGAGAACCAGATCCGAGCGGTTCTTTACTTCACCCAGCGAACACGTTTGTTCTCCAACCTGTTGAATCGCCATGATGGAGGGGGCGTGACAGAGCGAGGCAGTCGTGTCGACATACGCGCCCAGACGATCGGCCAGTTCGACGGCGGCTCGCTGGCCAGGGGTGCTGCTACGAGATAGTCCAAAAACTAATGGAGCTTTTGCATTTCGTAAAAGCTCGGTCGCTTTGATGATGGCCTGATCATAATCGGCAGGAGTGCCATTAATAGTGACTGGTTGCGGAGACGCTTCCAGTTGTTCCTTGAACCAGGCATCCGCCAGGAAACAGCTCCGCTGCATTTCGACAATCTGATTGTTCTCCGTTCGAACTTTAAGATCGTCACAGAGACAACCGCAGACCGTGCAGGTTACGTTTTCATGCAGCATGAAGGAGAACACCAATACGAGAATGTCGGGAGCGACCCGACGTCAGGAAGAACGATCTTCTCCAGCATAATCGGCGGAAGACGGTGAGACCAGTGTCGACTGCTTGCTTTCAGTCGACGGAACCGGCTAGACTGAAAAAATGCCCCCGTTCGCCGTTTTAGGCGTCTCTCAATGTTCCCGCCCAAATTGACTTTTTCGATATAGAACCCGCCGTATTATGCTCAGTAAACGCATCATTCCCTGTCTCGATGTCCATGCCGGTCGCGTGGTGAAGGGGGTCAATTTTGTCAATCTGCGGGATGCGGGCGACCCCGTCGATATCGCTCAGCGCTACGAGCAGGAAGGGGCGGATGAACTCGTCTTCCTCGATATCACGGCCAGCCACGAAGAACGGGATATCATTCTCGACATCGTCAGCCGTACGGCCGACGTCATCTTCATGCCCTTAACAGTAGGCGGGGGCATTCGTACGCTGGACGATATTCGAAGTCTCCTGAACGCAGGCTGTGATAAAGTTTCCATCAATTCCGCTGCCGTGACCAATCCCGAATTTGTCCGCGAGGCGGCCCTGCGGTTCGGCAGTCAGTGTATTGTGGTCAATATCGATCCCAAACGGGTCGATAAGGAAGGAAAGGAGTTCTGGGATGTCCATATCAACGGTGGGCGAGTTCCCACGGGGCTCCAGGCAGTCGAGTGGGCGCAAGAAGTAGAAAAATTAGGGGCTGGTGAAATCGTGCTGACCTCCATGGACGCCGACGGCACCCAGGACGGCTACGATATTGAGATCACCCGGGCGGTCTCCGAGGCGGTCACTATTCCGGTTGTCGCCAGCGGTGGGGCCGGAACGAAAGAACATTTGTACGAAGCGGTTACCGAAGGAAAAGCAGACGCCGTACTGGCAGCAAGTATTTTTCACTATGGCAAATACACGATCGATGAAACCAAACATTATCTACAGAGTCGGAATGTTCCTGTCCGCTTCAATAAATTGGTTACCAACGAATAAGCCAATCGGGTACAATGAAACTATCTGATCGAAGACTTTCGCTCTCGATAGTCGTTCCGTCTTCCGTCTTCCGACTTCGATCATCCTGAAGTTGCAGATCACTCCCCATTCTGATCACTGTAAAAGCAAATAGATACGTTCAAAGGAAGCTCTTTTATGGCTACTGCCGATGCTCCTCCTGCTAAACCCGCGATGGTTGGCCCCCGTAATCTGGAAGTGGACAAGATTTTCCGGTTGCTGATTAAATTCGGTGGCTCTGACCTCCACATGCAGGTGGGAAAACCGCCGGTCCTGCGTATCAAAGGAACGCTCCGCGAACTCGATATGCCTGCCATCGATACCAAGGAGAAGATGGAGCAGCTCTTCTTCCCGATGATGGATGAACGTAACCGACGCATCTTCCACGAGGAAGGAGGGGCCGACTTTGCCCACATCGTTGAATACGAAGGAGAGACATGGCGTTTCCGTGTGAACTTGTTTATTCAACTCGGTAACCCGGGAATGGTTTCTCGTAAAGTAGAACGGTTCATCCCTAACTTCGAAGGATTGAACCTGCCTCCTGTGATGGAATCTCTTTGCAAGTTTGACCAGGGCATGGTGTTGCTCGCCGGGGTGACGGGGTCTGGTAAAAGTACCACGATTGCTTCCATGCTGAACTGGGTAAATGCCAACTATCGTAAACACATCCTGACGATTGAAGACCCGATTGAATTTGTCTACACGCAGAACAAATGCCTGATCAACCAGCGCGAAGTCGGGATGGATGTGAAAGACTTCGAAATTGCCATGAAGCATGCCGTGCGTCAGGACCCGGACATCATGCTGGTGGGTGAGATGCGTGACCGCGAAACATTTGAAACGGCGATGCACGCTGCGGAAACAGGTCACTTGGTATTCGGAACGATTCACGCCTCGTCGGCCCCAAGTACAATCGGTCGTATTCTCGATCTCTTCCCCCAGGACATGCACCGGGCCCTGCGTAGTAGTATGGCATTCAATATGAAAGGGATTGTCGCCCAGAAATTGCTGCCGACAATTCGCGAAGATGTCAAACGAGTTCCGGTTGTGGAAATCATGACCTTCAATCCGACCGTCCGTAAATTGATCGTTGAAGGTGACGACGGCAAACTTCCCGCCG is part of the Polystyrenella longa genome and harbors:
- a CDS encoding alkaline phosphatase family protein — its product is MTKPLVVLNIVGLTYDMIGDRTPNLKGLAEDGFARPMGTILPAVTCSAQSTMLTGLMPREHGIVGNGWYFRDTSEIRFWLQSNHLVKGERVYEAAKQRDPNYTTAKMFWWYNMYAPVEHSVTPRPSYPADGRKVFDSYSQPADLKDKLQEKLGVFPLFKFWGPTANIESSRWIADASIEVMQEQNPSLTLVYLPHLDYNLQRLGVSDSRTDQDIRDIDVEAGKVIDAARKRSAEIMVVSEYAITDVSQPVHINRVLREAGYLQVRQEMLGWETLDAGASRAFAVADHQLAHVYVQRAEDLKEVAQLLEKTAGVERVLDRQAQAEFGIDHPHAGDLVVLAAPQAWFTYYFWLDDNVAPDYARTVDIHRKPGYDPVELFVDPEIRLPMLKMARRLARKKLGFRYYMDMIGLDAGLVKGSHGRLPSAGKEESEGPVLISSSRKIERDQIPMTAVKEMMLQLQFD
- a CDS encoding type IV pilus twitching motility protein PilT; protein product: MATADAPPAKPAMVGPRNLEVDKIFRLLIKFGGSDLHMQVGKPPVLRIKGTLRELDMPAIDTKEKMEQLFFPMMDERNRRIFHEEGGADFAHIVEYEGETWRFRVNLFIQLGNPGMVSRKVERFIPNFEGLNLPPVMESLCKFDQGMVLLAGVTGSGKSTTIASMLNWVNANYRKHILTIEDPIEFVYTQNKCLINQREVGMDVKDFEIAMKHAVRQDPDIMLVGEMRDRETFETAMHAAETGHLVFGTIHASSAPSTIGRILDLFPQDMHRALRSSMAFNMKGIVAQKLLPTIREDVKRVPVVEIMTFNPTVRKLIVEGDDGKLPAAMRIGKDDGMQLFNDSLYHFIENEFVSRATAFEVSPNVEELKMMLKGIQVKGPAIL
- a CDS encoding formylmethanofuran dehydrogenase subunit B — protein: MLHENVTCTVCGCLCDDLKVRTENNQIVEMQRSCFLADAWFKEQLEASPQPVTINGTPADYDQAIIKATELLRNAKAPLVFGLSRSSTPGQRAAVELADRLGAYVDTTASLCHAPSIMAIQQVGEQTCSLGEVKNRSDLVLFWGVDPLVTHPRHGERYSIDPSGEFIPNGREDRTIIVLDEQEGETAKVANQLLQIDSEDNFRVIWALRQLVRGKPLHWSDDESVSLDELRQLADQMKNCQSGIIFFGLGVSQARLGHRVVEALLDLVTDLNEFTRFYARRMRLPGDVTGADSVLCWQTGFPFAVDLTRGYPRYEPQEYSAQSLLENKEVDACLLIGSESIPKLSARARAHLTDISTIVLDYPGQSPQFTPTVQFTTGIYGVHYRGTAYRMDEIPLPLGKFLDTIDPADHDVLNDLLKSL
- the hisF gene encoding imidazole glycerol phosphate synthase subunit HisF; this encodes MLSKRIIPCLDVHAGRVVKGVNFVNLRDAGDPVDIAQRYEQEGADELVFLDITASHEERDIILDIVSRTADVIFMPLTVGGGIRTLDDIRSLLNAGCDKVSINSAAVTNPEFVREAALRFGSQCIVVNIDPKRVDKEGKEFWDVHINGGRVPTGLQAVEWAQEVEKLGAGEIVLTSMDADGTQDGYDIEITRAVSEAVTIPVVASGGAGTKEHLYEAVTEGKADAVLAASIFHYGKYTIDETKHYLQSRNVPVRFNKLVTNE